One Microbacterium keratanolyticum DNA window includes the following coding sequences:
- a CDS encoding N-acetylmannosamine-6-phosphate 2-epimerase, with protein MRFTPAEIVDRLRGGLTVSCQAYPGEAMRDPRTMAQVAQAAIVGGAAAIRVQGIADIRAVSELPVPIIGLWKDGDDEVFITPTAEHARAVADAGADIVAIDGTRRPRPDGLTLTETIAQIRAHSDVLIMADCGSLDDAIAAEAAGADILGTTLSGYTGERPKTEGPDLELIAQFAEHCSRPIVAEGRVHSPAQAAAALAAGADSVCVGTAITHPSTITSWFVAAIAKEANE; from the coding sequence ATGAGATTCACCCCCGCCGAGATCGTCGACCGCCTGCGCGGCGGCCTCACTGTGTCCTGCCAGGCCTACCCCGGCGAAGCGATGCGCGACCCGCGCACCATGGCACAGGTCGCCCAGGCTGCGATCGTGGGCGGTGCCGCCGCGATCCGCGTGCAGGGCATCGCCGACATCCGCGCCGTGTCCGAACTCCCTGTGCCGATCATCGGACTCTGGAAGGACGGTGACGACGAGGTGTTCATCACTCCGACGGCGGAGCACGCCCGCGCCGTCGCCGACGCCGGCGCCGACATCGTGGCGATCGACGGCACCCGTCGCCCGCGTCCCGACGGACTGACGCTCACCGAGACGATCGCGCAGATCCGCGCGCACAGCGATGTGCTCATCATGGCCGACTGCGGTTCGCTCGACGACGCGATCGCCGCCGAAGCAGCGGGAGCCGACATCCTCGGCACGACGCTCTCGGGCTACACCGGCGAGCGCCCGAAGACCGAGGGCCCTGACCTTGAGCTGATCGCCCAGTTCGCGGAGCACTGCTCGCGCCCGATCGTCGCGGAGGGCCGTGTGCACAGCCCGGCACAGGCGGCGGCAGCGCTCGCGGCCGGCGCCGATTCGGTATGCGTGGGCACAGCGATCACCCACCCGTCGACGATCACCTCGTGGTTCGTCGCCGCCATCGCCAAGGAAGCGAACGAATGA
- a CDS encoding ROK family protein, with translation MTDVVLAVDIGGTKTAAALAGRDDVPLFTMTAPTPALQGPAAVVATVISLAEQLLADADGARLRAVGIGTAGVVDAAHGRIVSSTDTFTDWPGTPLADLVRAGLSVHLNGDSPVAVQNDVDAHAAGEFRHGAASGARSALIVAVGTGVGSGLILDGRAVRGAHHVAGEIAHVPTPGAEHLRCPCGRLGHLEAIGSGIGMHAHYLAIGGSPEIRDARGIAAAAASGDALSLRAMRESAAAVGRALAGAATLLDPERIVITGGVPHIGDAWWQPMEQAFRAEVIDALQTIPLLPGALGNDAPLRGAAASAWDAVDAGEVTP, from the coding sequence ATGACTGACGTCGTCCTGGCTGTCGATATCGGCGGCACGAAGACCGCTGCCGCGCTCGCTGGCCGCGACGATGTTCCGCTGTTCACCATGACCGCCCCGACCCCTGCGCTGCAGGGGCCGGCGGCGGTCGTGGCGACGGTGATCTCCCTCGCCGAACAGCTCCTCGCTGATGCCGACGGCGCGCGCCTGCGTGCCGTCGGCATCGGCACGGCAGGCGTCGTGGATGCGGCACACGGCCGCATCGTCTCTTCGACCGACACCTTCACCGACTGGCCAGGCACGCCCCTGGCCGATCTCGTACGCGCGGGGCTCTCGGTCCATCTGAATGGCGACTCCCCCGTCGCCGTGCAGAACGACGTCGACGCACATGCCGCCGGAGAGTTCCGTCACGGCGCTGCATCGGGCGCGCGCAGCGCCCTCATCGTCGCCGTCGGCACGGGCGTCGGCTCCGGACTCATCCTCGACGGGCGAGCCGTGCGCGGTGCGCACCACGTCGCTGGCGAGATCGCGCACGTCCCCACTCCCGGTGCCGAGCATCTGCGCTGTCCCTGCGGTCGCCTGGGCCACCTGGAGGCCATCGGCTCCGGCATCGGCATGCACGCGCACTACCTCGCCATCGGCGGGTCTCCTGAGATCCGCGATGCCCGCGGGATCGCCGCCGCTGCGGCATCCGGTGATGCCCTCTCCCTCCGCGCGATGCGGGAATCCGCCGCCGCCGTCGGCCGCGCGCTGGCAGGAGCAGCCACGCTGCTCGATCCCGAGCGCATCGTGATCACCGGCGGCGTGCCGCACATCGGCGACGCCTGGTGGCAGCCGATGGAGCAGGCCTTCCGCGCCGAGGTCATCGACGCCCTGCAGACAATCCCCCTTCTTCCCGGTGCTCTCGGCAACGACGCACCGCTGCGCGGCGCGGCCGCATCCGCCTGGGATGCTGTCGACGCCGGAGAGGTCACCCCATGA
- a CDS encoding dihydrodipicolinate synthase family protein codes for MTATSAPVFTGVVPPVATPLLPSGEIDHASLERLVDYLITAGVKGLFALGSTGETAYFTDAQRLEILATIKSAAAGRAPIIAGAIDLTSARTAALARQLVAAGADAVVTTTPLYTLNSVAEHAAHFRTIAAAIDAPLWAYDIPVRVHSKLSLDLLMELALDGTIHGVKDSSGDDVGFRRLLAANNAAGHPLQLLTGHEMVVDAMALAGADGVVPGLANVEAEGYVRLWDAAERGDWDAARTEQERINSIFDIVFQPKGLSGDATGVGAFKAAMHARGIIDHATMAAGVQSLDANAVEKIRGILAAHELLPAGVSA; via the coding sequence ATGACTGCCACCTCTGCCCCCGTCTTCACCGGGGTTGTCCCTCCCGTCGCCACTCCCCTGCTCCCCAGCGGCGAGATCGACCACGCATCGCTGGAGCGCCTGGTCGACTACCTCATCACCGCGGGAGTGAAGGGCCTGTTCGCGCTGGGCTCGACGGGTGAGACCGCGTACTTCACCGACGCACAGCGTCTGGAGATCCTCGCCACGATCAAGAGCGCAGCCGCCGGCCGCGCGCCGATCATCGCCGGTGCGATCGACCTCACCTCGGCACGCACGGCTGCGCTCGCACGCCAGCTCGTCGCCGCAGGCGCAGACGCAGTCGTCACCACGACGCCGCTCTACACGCTGAACTCCGTGGCCGAGCACGCTGCGCATTTCCGCACCATCGCCGCCGCGATCGATGCGCCGCTCTGGGCCTACGACATCCCGGTGCGCGTGCACTCCAAGCTGAGCCTCGACCTGCTCATGGAGCTCGCACTCGACGGTACGATTCACGGTGTGAAGGACTCCTCGGGTGACGACGTGGGCTTCCGCCGCCTCCTCGCCGCCAACAACGCCGCCGGACACCCGCTGCAGCTGCTGACCGGCCACGAGATGGTGGTCGACGCGATGGCGCTCGCGGGCGCCGACGGCGTGGTTCCCGGTCTCGCGAACGTCGAGGCCGAAGGCTACGTGCGTCTGTGGGATGCCGCAGAGCGCGGCGACTGGGATGCTGCGCGCACCGAGCAGGAGCGCATCAACAGCATCTTCGACATCGTGTTCCAGCCCAAGGGCCTCTCAGGCGACGCCACGGGTGTCGGCGCGTTCAAGGCGGCGATGCACGCACGCGGCATCATCGACCACGCGACGATGGCTGCCGGCGTGCAGTCGCTCGACGCGAACGCTGTGGAGAAGATCCGCGGCATCCTCGCCGCACACGAGCTGCTTCCTGCGGGCGTCAGCGCCTGA
- a CDS encoding ABC transporter ATP-binding protein, producing the protein MSDAVIELKDVHVRYKTRNSSLFQRNYVDALAGVSLTVKRGQTLGIVGESGSGKSTSAKVLIGLEQPTSGEVVFDGESVRSFTPSVRKRLGRILSVVFQDPATALNARMTVRDALIDPMQVHHLGTPASRQRKVRDLIGMVGLPASALDALPGQLSGGQRQRVAIARALVLDPQVIIADEPTSALDVSVRAQILNLLTDLKEQLGLGMVFISHDIQTVRYLSDEIAVMNKGRVVEFGDAAQVFDNPSDEYTRTLLGAAPSLLEPHTSL; encoded by the coding sequence ATGAGCGATGCAGTCATCGAGCTGAAGGATGTGCACGTCCGCTACAAGACGCGCAACTCGTCCCTGTTCCAGCGCAACTACGTCGACGCGCTCGCCGGTGTCTCCCTCACCGTGAAGCGGGGACAGACGCTCGGCATCGTGGGCGAGTCCGGCTCGGGTAAGTCCACGTCGGCGAAGGTCCTGATCGGCCTTGAGCAGCCCACGAGCGGCGAGGTCGTCTTCGACGGCGAATCCGTGCGGTCCTTCACGCCGTCGGTGCGCAAGCGTCTCGGGCGCATCCTCTCGGTCGTGTTCCAGGACCCCGCCACGGCGCTCAATGCCCGCATGACGGTGCGCGATGCTCTCATCGACCCGATGCAGGTGCACCACCTCGGCACACCGGCGAGCCGCCAGCGCAAGGTGCGCGACCTCATCGGAATGGTCGGGCTGCCGGCATCCGCTCTGGATGCGCTGCCCGGTCAGCTCTCCGGCGGTCAGCGCCAGCGTGTGGCGATCGCCCGCGCCCTGGTGCTGGATCCGCAGGTGATCATCGCCGATGAGCCCACCTCCGCCCTCGATGTGTCGGTGCGTGCGCAGATCCTCAACCTGCTCACCGACCTCAAGGAGCAGCTGGGTCTCGGCATGGTGTTCATCTCGCACGACATCCAGACGGTGCGCTACCTGTCGGATGAGATCGCCGTCATGAACAAGGGTCGCGTCGTCGAGTTCGGCGACGCAGCCCAGGTCTTCGACAACCCCTCCGACGAGTACACGCGCACCCTGCTGGGCGCCGCGCCCTCGCTGCTTGAACCTCACACTTCGCTCTAG